From Mycobacterium lacus, one genomic window encodes:
- the mce gene encoding methylmalonyl-CoA epimerase, whose protein sequence is MMTTDQVDARHLLATSLVTGLDHVGIAVADLDAAIEWYHDHLGMILVHEEINDDQCIREAMLAVPGSTAQIQLMAPLDESSVIAKFLDKRGPGIQQLACRVTDLDAICRRLRSQGVRLVYEAARRGTANSRINFIHPKDAGGVLIELVEPAG, encoded by the coding sequence GTGATGACGACCGATCAAGTCGACGCCCGGCACCTCCTGGCCACCTCATTGGTCACCGGACTCGATCACGTCGGCATTGCGGTCGCCGACCTGGACGCCGCCATCGAGTGGTACCACGACCACCTGGGCATGATCCTGGTCCACGAGGAAATCAACGATGACCAATGCATCCGCGAGGCGATGCTGGCGGTGCCGGGCTCCACGGCGCAAATCCAGCTGATGGCCCCGCTCGACGAGTCGTCGGTGATCGCGAAGTTCCTGGACAAGCGCGGGCCGGGCATCCAACAGCTGGCTTGCCGGGTCACCGATCTCGACGCCATTTGCCGGCGGCTGCGCTCCCAAGGTGTCCGGCTGGTGTACGAGGCGGCCAGGCGCGGCACGGCGAATTCGCGGATCAACTTCATCCACCCGAAAGACGCGGGCGGGGTTCTGATCGAGTTGGTCGAGCCGGCCGGCTAA
- a CDS encoding tetratricopeptide repeat protein, which yields MTRPRPPIGPAMAGAVDLSGLKQRAQQNAPATGAAAESRSAAPGGSRTSEITEANFEDEVIVRSDEVPVVVVLWSPRSDVCVELVDALSGLAVTDKGKWSLATVNVDAVPRVAQIFGVQAVPTVVALAAGQPISSFQGPQPPDQLRRWLDSLVSATAGKLKGATSSEERAEVDPAVARARRELEAGDFAAARESYQAILDAEPGSVEAKAALRQIDFLMRATAQRPDAVAVADSAPDDIDAAFAAADVQVLNQDVSAAFERLIALVRRTSGNERTRVRTRLIELFELFDPADPEVVTGRRNLANALY from the coding sequence GTGACGCGTCCCCGACCCCCTATCGGGCCTGCCATGGCCGGTGCGGTCGACCTGTCCGGCCTCAAGCAGCGAGCTCAGCAGAACGCTCCGGCCACGGGCGCCGCGGCCGAGTCGAGATCGGCGGCCCCAGGTGGCTCGCGTACCAGCGAGATCACCGAGGCCAACTTCGAGGATGAGGTGATCGTCCGGTCCGACGAAGTGCCCGTCGTGGTCGTGCTGTGGTCGCCGCGCAGCGACGTGTGCGTCGAGCTGGTTGACGCGTTGTCGGGCCTGGCCGTTACCGACAAAGGCAAGTGGTCGCTGGCGACCGTGAATGTCGACGCGGTGCCCAGGGTGGCCCAGATATTCGGCGTGCAGGCGGTCCCAACGGTGGTGGCATTGGCTGCGGGACAACCGATCTCGAGTTTTCAGGGCCCGCAGCCCCCCGATCAGTTGCGACGCTGGCTGGACTCCCTGGTGTCGGCGACAGCCGGAAAACTTAAGGGCGCAACGAGTTCCGAGGAACGTGCGGAAGTCGATCCGGCTGTGGCGCGGGCGCGTCGGGAACTCGAGGCCGGCGACTTCGCCGCCGCCCGGGAGTCGTATCAGGCGATCTTGGACGCCGAGCCGGGCAGCGTCGAAGCGAAGGCGGCCCTCCGGCAGATCGACTTTCTCATGCGCGCAACCGCACAACGCCCCGACGCCGTCGCGGTCGCCGATAGCGCTCCCGACGACATCGACGCGGCTTTCGCGGCCGCCGACGTGCAAGTCCTCAACCAGGACGTGAGTGCGGCGTTCGAGCGCCTGATCGCGTTGGTGCGACGCACATCCGGCAATGAGCGCACGCGGGTCCGCACTCGCCTGATCGAGCTGTTCGAGCTCTTTGATCCCGCCGATCCCGAGGTGGTCACCGGCCGGCGCAACCTCGCCAACGCGCTGTACTGA
- the nucS gene encoding endonuclease NucS — protein MRLVIARCTVDYVGRLTAHLPSARRLLLFKADGSVSVHADDRAYKPLNWMSPPCWMTEELGGPLPVWVVANKVGEQLRITIEEIEHDSSHDLGVDPGLVKDGVEAHLQALLAEHVHLLGEGYTLVRREYMTAIGPVDLLCRDECGGSVAVEIKRRGEIDGVEQLTRYLELLNRDSVLAPVTGVFAAQQIKPQARTLATDRGIRCVTLDYDKMRGMDSDDYRLF, from the coding sequence GTGCGTCTAGTTATTGCCCGGTGCACGGTCGACTACGTTGGCCGGCTCACCGCGCACCTGCCATCCGCGCGTAGGTTGCTGCTATTCAAGGCCGACGGATCGGTCAGCGTGCACGCCGACGACCGCGCCTACAAGCCGTTGAACTGGATGAGTCCGCCGTGCTGGATGACCGAGGAGCTCGGTGGCCCCCTGCCGGTGTGGGTGGTTGCGAACAAAGTTGGTGAGCAGCTGCGCATCACCATCGAGGAGATCGAGCACGACTCCAGCCACGATCTTGGCGTGGACCCGGGACTGGTCAAGGACGGCGTCGAGGCCCACCTGCAGGCATTGCTCGCCGAGCACGTCCACTTGCTAGGTGAGGGATACACACTGGTCCGTCGCGAGTACATGACCGCCATTGGGCCCGTGGACCTGCTCTGCCGCGATGAATGCGGTGGCTCGGTCGCCGTGGAAATCAAACGACGTGGCGAGATTGACGGGGTGGAGCAACTCACCCGCTATCTCGAATTGCTCAACCGCGACAGTGTTCTCGCGCCGGTAACGGGGGTGTTCGCGGCTCAACAGATCAAGCCGCAGGCTCGTACCCTGGCCACTGACCGCGGAATCCGTTGCGTGACACTGGATTACGACAAGATGCGCGGGATGGACAGCGATGATTACCGGTTGTTCTGA
- a CDS encoding acetyl-CoA C-acetyltransferase, whose translation MTTSVIVAGARTPIGKLMGSLKDFSATDLGAIAIKGALEKATVPASLVEYVIMGQVLTAGAGQMPARQAAVAAGIGWDVPALTINKMCLSGIDAIALADQLIRAGEFDVVVAGGQESMTKAPHLLMDSRSGYKYGDVTVLDHMAYDGLHDVFTDQPMGALTEQRNDVDKFTRQEQDEYAARSHQKAAAAWKDGVFTDEVVPVNIPQRKGDPLQFSEDEGIRANTTAESLAGLKPAFRRDGTITAGSASQISDGAAAVVVMNQEKAQELGLTWLVEIGAHGVVAGPDSTLQSQPANAIKKALDREGISVDQLDVVEINEAFAAVALASTRELGVNPEIVNVNGGAIAVGHPIGMSGARITLHVALELARRGSGYGVAALCGAGGQGDALILRAG comes from the coding sequence ATGACGACATCGGTGATTGTTGCTGGAGCACGCACACCCATCGGCAAGTTGATGGGCTCCTTGAAGGATTTCAGCGCCACCGATCTGGGCGCCATTGCCATCAAAGGCGCCCTGGAGAAGGCCACCGTTCCGGCGTCTCTGGTCGAGTACGTGATCATGGGCCAGGTGTTGACCGCAGGGGCGGGGCAGATGCCCGCGCGGCAGGCGGCCGTGGCGGCAGGGATCGGTTGGGATGTCCCGGCGCTGACCATCAACAAGATGTGCCTGTCCGGCATCGACGCAATCGCGCTGGCTGACCAGCTCATTCGGGCAGGAGAGTTCGATGTGGTGGTGGCTGGCGGCCAGGAGTCCATGACGAAGGCGCCCCACTTGCTGATGGATAGCCGGTCGGGCTACAAGTACGGCGATGTCACGGTGTTGGACCACATGGCTTACGACGGCCTGCACGACGTGTTCACCGACCAGCCCATGGGTGCGCTGACCGAGCAACGCAACGATGTCGACAAATTCACCCGCCAAGAACAGGACGAATACGCCGCCCGGTCGCACCAAAAAGCGGCCGCGGCATGGAAGGACGGGGTCTTCACCGACGAGGTGGTGCCGGTGAACATCCCGCAGCGCAAGGGTGATCCCCTGCAGTTCTCCGAGGACGAGGGGATCCGCGCCAACACCACGGCCGAGTCTTTGGCGGGCCTCAAACCGGCGTTCCGTAGGGACGGCACCATCACCGCCGGGTCGGCGTCGCAGATATCCGACGGTGCGGCCGCCGTCGTGGTGATGAACCAGGAAAAAGCCCAGGAGCTGGGGCTGACGTGGCTGGTCGAGATCGGGGCACACGGGGTGGTGGCCGGCCCGGACTCCACGCTGCAATCGCAGCCGGCCAACGCGATCAAGAAAGCGCTTGACCGCGAGGGCATCTCGGTGGACCAGCTCGATGTTGTGGAGATCAATGAGGCGTTCGCGGCGGTGGCGTTGGCCTCGACGCGAGAGCTCGGGGTGAACCCGGAGATCGTCAACGTCAATGGCGGCGCGATCGCAGTCGGGCATCCAATCGGAATGTCGGGCGCCCGAATCACGCTGCACGTGGCCCTGGAGCTGGCGCGCCGCGGCTCCGGCTATGGTGTTGCGGCCCTGTGCGGGGCCGGCGGCCAGGGCGACGCGCTCATCCTGCGGGCCGGTTAG